Part of the Cytobacillus sp. IB215665 genome, TTTATGGAACTACTTATGAAACGAAACATCAACGTTCAATGGTACTTCGTCTTATTTTACTTTTTCGTTTTCTTTGGAATAGGATCTTTATATCCTCTTCTAGGTGTTTATTTAAAAGATGATATAGGATTAACTGGTACACAAATTGGTGTCATTATGTCAATTAGTCCTGTTGTAATGATTGTCATTCAACCTATGTGGGGAATGTTAAGTGATTATACACAAAAACCTAGACAATTGTTAACGTTAGCAATTGTATTGACAGGCGTAGTTGGCATTGTATATTCATATGCTTCATCATATATTATGTTTATTATAATTGCTGCATTATTAGCGGTCATGCAAAGTGCTATCGTTCCAATTTCAGATAGTATGACGCTGACATATACTGAAAGGTATCGTAAAAATTATGGGTCTATTCGTTTATGGGGAGCGATTGGTTTTGCTTTCTCTGTATTTATTGTTGGTAAATTAGCTGATATCTATGGTTTAGGTGTTATTTTTTTTGCTTTTGCAATTATATTATTTATTTCAGCCCTTTTTGCAATAAAGTTACCAAATGAAAGCCAATCTATGAAAGTAAATCTTAGAGCAGGTCTCTCTCAACTCATTCGATTGCGAAGATTTGTTTTGTTCTTATTAACCACTTTCCTTATTTTTGGTCCTATTCATGCAAATAACACTTACTTTGGTATTTTAATTACTGAAATGGGTGGTTCAACTGGACAGGTAGGGATGGCCTTTCTTTTAGCTGCTGGTAGTGAAGCTCCATTTATGCTATTTGCAGGTCGGTGGATTAAACGTATTGG contains:
- a CDS encoding MFS transporter; amino-acid sequence: MELLMKRNINVQWYFVLFYFFVFFGIGSLYPLLGVYLKDDIGLTGTQIGVIMSISPVVMIVIQPMWGMLSDYTQKPRQLLTLAIVLTGVVGIVYSYASSYIMFIIIAALLAVMQSAIVPISDSMTLTYTERYRKNYGSIRLWGAIGFAFSVFIVGKLADIYGLGVIFFAFAIILFISALFAIKLPNESQSMKVNLRAGLSQLIRLRRFVLFLLTTFLIFGPIHANNTYFGILITEMGGSTGQVGMAFLLAAGSEAPFMLFAGRWIKRIGILQVLLFASFVSGARWLFYFFEPSLAVIYATTIAQGISVGFFIPAALQYVRDIAPSKVRATAISLYSAAGIGLGSWFCNFFGGVILERFSINNVYLFFSLLTVVGLITLLFVIIIDNKRRTVS